One stretch of Niallia sp. XMNu-256 DNA includes these proteins:
- a CDS encoding YlmC/YmxH family sporulation protein produces the protein MRLSELSGKEIVDINRAERLGVLGQTDLEINESDGQIEALIIPSLKWFGMRKQGNEVRVGWNHIKKIGSDMIILDMDNIEKK, from the coding sequence ATGAGATTGAGTGAATTAAGTGGGAAAGAGATTGTTGATATCAATCGTGCGGAGCGGTTAGGAGTTCTAGGGCAAACGGATTTAGAAATTAATGAAAGTGATGGTCAAATTGAAGCCTTAATTATCCCGTCATTAAAGTGGTTCGGGATGAGAAAACAAGGAAATGAAGTACGTGTCGGATGGAATCACATCAAAAAAATTGGTAGTGATATGATTATATTGGATATGGACAATATCGAAAAAAAGTGA
- a CDS encoding pitrilysin family protein gives MIKKYTCQNGVRVVLENIPTVRSVAIGIWIGTGSRNETVANNGISHFLEHMFFKGTKTRSALEIAEAFDSIGGQVNAFTSKEYTCYYAKVLDNHSQFALEVLADMFFNSTFVEEELVKEKNVVYEEIKMYEDTPDDIVHDLLSKAIYEEHSLGYPILGTEETLSTFTGNTLKEYMHNMYTPEHVVISIAGNIDESFIKEVEKLFGSYEGGKRTKVEEKPVFHMNQIARKKDTEQAHLCLGYEGLKVGHEDIYSLIILNNILGGSMSSRLFQEVREKRGLSYSVFSYHSAFEDTGIVTVYGGTGAKQLDVLYETIQETLANLKKDGITDKELSNSKEQLKGSLMLSLESTNSRMSRNGKNELVLGRHRSLDDMVEQIDNVSKGSVNEMATRIFTDDFSVSLISPDGVLPKSL, from the coding sequence TTGATCAAGAAATATACTTGTCAAAATGGAGTAAGAGTTGTACTAGAGAACATTCCGACCGTTCGTTCCGTTGCCATTGGAATTTGGATTGGAACAGGTTCGAGAAATGAGACAGTAGCCAATAATGGGATCTCTCATTTCTTAGAACATATGTTTTTTAAAGGAACAAAGACGAGATCGGCATTAGAAATTGCTGAAGCGTTTGACAGTATAGGTGGACAAGTTAATGCCTTCACCTCTAAGGAGTATACTTGCTATTATGCAAAAGTATTAGACAATCATTCACAATTTGCATTGGAAGTACTTGCGGACATGTTCTTCAATTCCACTTTTGTTGAAGAAGAATTAGTAAAAGAAAAGAATGTTGTTTATGAAGAAATTAAAATGTATGAAGATACGCCAGATGATATCGTTCATGACCTTTTAAGTAAAGCCATTTATGAAGAGCATTCACTTGGGTATCCCATTTTGGGTACGGAAGAAACATTGTCCACGTTCACAGGCAATACGTTAAAAGAATACATGCATAATATGTATACTCCAGAACATGTGGTCATATCAATCGCTGGAAACATTGATGAATCTTTTATAAAAGAAGTCGAAAAGTTATTTGGTTCTTATGAAGGTGGAAAAAGAACAAAAGTCGAAGAAAAGCCTGTTTTCCATATGAACCAAATTGCACGTAAAAAAGATACCGAACAAGCCCATCTGTGTCTTGGATATGAGGGGCTTAAAGTGGGACATGAAGATATTTATAGTCTCATTATCCTAAATAATATTTTAGGTGGCAGCATGAGCAGTCGCTTATTCCAAGAGGTCAGGGAAAAAAGAGGGTTATCCTATTCGGTTTTCTCTTATCACTCTGCATTTGAGGATACGGGAATTGTAACGGTTTATGGTGGAACAGGAGCTAAACAACTGGATGTATTATATGAAACGATTCAAGAAACTTTAGCAAACTTGAAAAAAGATGGGATCACCGATAAAGAATTATCTAATAGTAAGGAGCAATTAAAGGGTAGTTTAATGTTGAGTCTTGAAAGTACAAATAGCCGGATGAGTCGAAACGGAAAAAATGAACTTGTTCTTGGTAGACATCGTTCTCTCGATGATATGGTAGAACAAATTGATAACGTTTCGAAGGGCAGTGTCAATGAAATGGCAACAAGAATTTTTACAGATGATTTTTCTGTATCTTTAATAAGCCCAGACGGAGTACTGCCAAAAAGTCTATAA
- a CDS encoding polysaccharide deacetylase family protein → MKKWFVVVILFIMAFLIVNNPLSKEYIGQIKGDVVFVGKNKNPLYHEIEMKASEYKIAASDAKIDPIWKALPGYNGIDIDVKASYDKMKKYGKFDENKLIYKQISPNTHLEDLPPSPIYKGHPEKPMVSFIINVAWGNEYLSSMLATLKKHHVSATFFLEGRWAQKNPDLAKLIDEAGHEVGNHSFSHPDMKNISNEKIRQEIIKTNEVIKATIGSEPKWFAPPSGSYRDDTVQIAAQEGLGTIMWSVDTIDWQKPTPDVLINRVMSKVHDGAIILMHPTQSTEQSLDELITSIKAKRLQIGTVSELLSEERIINQPIHQTEQKESTQ, encoded by the coding sequence ATGAAAAAATGGTTTGTTGTTGTTATACTATTCATCATGGCGTTTCTGATTGTGAATAACCCTTTATCAAAAGAGTATATTGGCCAGATAAAAGGGGATGTCGTTTTTGTTGGTAAAAATAAAAATCCTCTTTATCATGAAATAGAAATGAAGGCTAGTGAATACAAGATCGCTGCCAGTGATGCCAAAATTGATCCTATTTGGAAGGCACTTCCAGGTTACAATGGGATTGATATCGATGTGAAAGCATCCTATGACAAAATGAAAAAATATGGAAAATTTGATGAGAATAAATTGATTTATAAACAGATCTCACCGAATACACATTTAGAAGATCTTCCTCCATCACCGATTTATAAAGGACATCCCGAAAAGCCAATGGTTAGTTTTATAATTAATGTGGCATGGGGAAATGAATACTTATCAAGTATGTTAGCGACATTGAAAAAGCACCATGTTTCAGCTACGTTTTTCCTTGAGGGCAGATGGGCACAAAAGAATCCTGATCTGGCAAAGTTAATTGATGAAGCGGGTCATGAAGTTGGCAATCATTCCTTTTCTCATCCGGATATGAAAAATATCTCCAACGAAAAGATTAGACAGGAGATTATTAAAACAAATGAAGTTATTAAAGCGACAATAGGATCGGAGCCAAAATGGTTTGCACCGCCTAGTGGAAGTTATCGAGACGATACAGTTCAAATTGCTGCCCAAGAAGGTCTAGGTACAATCATGTGGAGTGTAGATACCATTGATTGGCAAAAACCTACTCCGGACGTATTAATTAATCGGGTCATGTCAAAAGTTCATGATGGAGCCATTATTTTAATGCATCCTACACAGTCAACAGAGCAATCGTTAGATGAACTGATTACAAGTATTAAGGCAAAAAGACTGCAAATAGGTACGGTTTCAGAGTTATTATCTGAAGAAAGAATAATTAATCAACCCATTCACCAGACTGAACAAAAAGAGTCAACACAGTAG
- the pnp gene encoding polyribonucleotide nucleotidyltransferase, which yields MKQDKHVYSIDWAGRELTVEVGQLAKQANGAALVRYGDSAVLSTATASKVAKNVDFFPLTVNYEERLYAVGKIPGGFIKREGRPSEKAILASRLIDRPIRPLFADGFRNEVQVVSLVLSVDQDCSTEMAAMFGSSLALSVSDIPFQGPIAGVIVGRIDGQFVINPTVEQAEKSDIHLTVAGTKDAINMVEAGANEVPEEIMLEAIMFGHEEIKRLISFQEQIVAEIGKEKMEVVLAEVDAELEAEVRQLCETEMIQAIQVQEKHAREEAINGVKEKVLAKYEEQEAEEEVIKGVKQVLDILVKGEVRRLITEEKIRPDGRNPEEIRPLSSEVGILPRTHGSGLFTRGQTQALSICTLGALGDVQILDGLGLEEEKRFMHHYNFPNFSVGETGPMRGPGRREIGHGALGERALSYVIPDEKGFPYTIRLVAEVLESNGSSSQASICAGTLAMMDAGVPIKAPVAGIAMGLVKSDEHYTILTDIQGMEDHLGDMDFKVAGTAKGITALQMDIKIEGLSREILEEALLQAKKGRMEILDSMIATIGKPREQLSTFAPKILTMTINPDKIRDVIGPSGKQINKIIEETGVKIDIEQDGTVFISSTNEEMNKKAKQIIEDLVREVVVGQLYLGKVKRIEKFGAFVEIFQGKDGLVHISELAEERVGKVEDVVKIGDEMLVKVLEIDKQGRVNLSRKAVLKEQRQHEQSTQS from the coding sequence ATGAAACAAGATAAACATGTATATTCAATAGATTGGGCTGGCCGAGAGTTAACTGTAGAGGTTGGTCAGTTAGCAAAACAAGCAAATGGAGCAGCGTTAGTTCGCTATGGAGACTCTGCTGTTTTGAGTACAGCTACAGCTTCTAAAGTAGCAAAGAATGTAGACTTTTTTCCTTTAACTGTGAATTATGAGGAAAGATTATACGCGGTTGGAAAAATTCCAGGTGGGTTTATTAAAAGGGAAGGCCGGCCAAGCGAGAAGGCAATACTTGCAAGTCGCTTAATTGATCGCCCGATTCGCCCATTATTTGCCGACGGATTTCGTAATGAAGTTCAAGTCGTTAGCTTAGTTTTGAGTGTAGATCAAGATTGTTCAACTGAAATGGCAGCCATGTTTGGGTCATCACTTGCACTAAGTGTTTCTGATATTCCATTTCAAGGGCCAATTGCCGGTGTAATTGTGGGTCGTATTGATGGTCAATTCGTCATTAATCCTACTGTTGAGCAGGCAGAAAAAAGTGATATCCACTTAACAGTAGCAGGGACAAAAGATGCCATTAATATGGTTGAGGCAGGCGCAAATGAAGTTCCTGAGGAAATCATGTTAGAAGCGATTATGTTTGGTCATGAGGAAATTAAACGATTGATTTCATTCCAAGAGCAGATTGTTGCTGAAATTGGGAAGGAAAAAATGGAAGTCGTTCTTGCAGAAGTTGATGCAGAATTAGAAGCAGAAGTACGTCAACTGTGTGAGACGGAAATGATACAGGCCATTCAAGTACAAGAAAAGCATGCTCGTGAAGAAGCGATTAACGGTGTTAAAGAAAAAGTTCTTGCAAAATATGAAGAACAAGAAGCGGAAGAAGAAGTGATCAAAGGAGTAAAACAAGTATTAGACATCCTTGTAAAAGGAGAAGTACGCCGTCTGATTACAGAAGAAAAAATCAGACCAGATGGCCGAAACCCGGAAGAAATTCGTCCGTTATCATCAGAAGTTGGCATCCTCCCACGGACTCACGGATCAGGTTTGTTTACGCGTGGTCAAACACAAGCATTAAGTATTTGTACTCTGGGTGCTTTAGGAGATGTGCAAATTCTTGATGGCCTTGGCCTTGAAGAGGAAAAGCGGTTTATGCACCATTATAATTTCCCGAACTTTAGTGTTGGTGAAACAGGTCCAATGAGAGGACCAGGCCGTCGTGAAATTGGTCATGGTGCCCTTGGTGAAAGAGCTTTATCTTATGTAATACCAGATGAAAAAGGATTTCCATATACCATTCGTCTTGTAGCAGAAGTTCTAGAATCCAATGGCTCTTCTTCACAAGCAAGTATTTGCGCAGGAACTTTAGCGATGATGGATGCAGGAGTACCAATTAAGGCGCCTGTTGCAGGGATTGCCATGGGACTTGTCAAATCTGATGAGCATTATACCATTCTTACAGATATCCAAGGGATGGAAGACCATCTTGGAGACATGGACTTTAAAGTAGCCGGAACCGCAAAAGGCATAACAGCTCTGCAAATGGACATCAAAATTGAAGGGTTATCACGTGAAATTCTTGAAGAGGCCTTATTACAGGCTAAAAAAGGTCGGATGGAAATCTTAGATTCCATGATCGCGACAATCGGTAAGCCACGTGAACAATTATCAACTTTCGCACCTAAAATTTTAACGATGACGATTAATCCGGATAAAATTCGTGATGTAATCGGACCAAGTGGAAAACAAATCAACAAGATTATAGAAGAAACTGGCGTGAAAATCGATATTGAACAAGATGGTACAGTATTCATTTCTTCAACGAATGAAGAAATGAATAAAAAAGCCAAACAAATTATCGAGGATCTTGTTCGTGAGGTCGTAGTAGGACAACTTTATCTAGGAAAAGTAAAGCGAATTGAAAAATTCGGTGCCTTTGTGGAAATTTTCCAAGGGAAAGATGGGCTTGTTCATATTTCAGAATTAGCGGAAGAACGTGTTGGCAAAGTCGAAGATGTTGTCAAGATCGGTGATGAAATGTTAGTCAAAGTGCTTGAAATTGATAAACAAGGCCGAGTTAATTTATCACGTAAAGCTGTTTTGAAAGAACAACGCCAACATGAGCAAAGTACTCAAAGTTAA
- the rpsO gene encoding 30S ribosomal protein S15 → MAITQERKNELINEYKVHDTDTGSPEVQIAVLTEQINNLNEHLRTHKKDHHSRRGLLKMVGKRRNLLTYLRNKDVQRYRVLINKLGLRR, encoded by the coding sequence ATGGCAATCACACAAGAACGTAAAAATGAACTTATCAATGAGTACAAAGTACATGACACTGATACTGGTTCTCCAGAAGTTCAAATCGCTGTCCTTACGGAACAGATTAACAATTTGAATGAGCATTTACGTACGCACAAGAAAGATCATCACTCACGTCGTGGTCTTTTGAAGATGGTTGGTAAACGTCGTAATTTATTAACTTACTTACGTAATAAAGACGTTCAACGTTACCGTGTATTAATTAATAAACTTGGTTTACGTCGTTAG